The window CCCGACAACCAGGTCACGACACGCTTCCAGACCATCAGCATCCTGAACACCGCCACACAGGAGTCGTTCGTGGCCGAGATGTGCAACCCCGGCGGTGCGTCCACGAGCGCGGTCGAGTCGGCGCGCATCCTCCCCGAGACCATCGCGGCCAACCGCGCGCTGGACGACACCGTCGCCGAGGAGGTGGTCGAGTACCAGGTGCGCACCTACTTCGGCCGGCCAGCCAGCACCGAGGAGCGCGACATGGCGCGCGTCGGCGGCGCAGCCTGCGTGCCCCAACCATGCGACGCCGAGACCTTTGCCCGGGTGCTCTGCTACGCGCTCCTCTCCAGCGGCGAGATGCTCTTCTACTGAGGTGGTCATGACGCGACGCAAGCCAACAGCATCCCAGCACAGCCTCGGCCTCAGCCGGCGGGGCTTCCTGAAAGTCGGCGCCGCAGGCCTCGCTGCCAGCTCCATGCCGCACTTGTTCATCCCGAACCGCGCCGTCGCGCAGTCCGGCGGGCGAGGAACGATCAAGCACCTGCTGTACGTGCGTCTGTCGGGAGGCTTCCGCTTCCCGACCGCGTTCAACGCGGACGTCTCGGGAGCCTACAACCCGTTCGGCACGGCCTCGGGCGTCCCCGACGGTGTGCAGTGGGGCGTCAGCTCGCTGCTCCAGCGGGCTGGCTGGCTCGACGCGAACCGGACGGCGGCGGGCATGCAGGCCGTCCACCAGCTGGCGGACCGCATCACGGTCATGCCTACGGTCGACCACGAGCCCCTGGCCGGATACGCCGACGGAAACCACACCACGGGCCTCGAGCGCTACTACACCGGGTACGTGAACGGCTCGGCGGGCTTCTTCACGCGCATCAACCTTGGGCTGGCCGACCGCTACGCCGACGCGTTGGCCGAGGGGCGTGTGCTGCTGCCGCCGTTCGTCATGGGCGGCGCCGCCATGGCCCGGGGCCTCGGCGAGTACGCACCCCACCGCCCGCCCGTGCTCAGCGGCGGGTCGTTCGATCGCTTCGCCGCCACTGCATCCGGGAGCATCCCGGAGTGGGGTCGGCCCATGGTGACCGCCACGGACGCGCGGATGCGCGATCGTCAGCACCTGCGCCAACGCGACCGGGTGGACGCATACGTCCAGTCGCGCGCCGCGACGGCGGCGTACTCGCAGATCTTCGCGGACCCGCTGCTGGCCACCGACCGCGCCTCGGCAGACATCGTGGATGGCGTGTCCAACACCGAGCTCGCGATGCTGTTCGGAGACAGCTCGACCGCCCGTGAGATGCGGCTGGCCCTTCGTCTGTTCCACTTCGGCTGCCCCGCGGTGTACCTGGACCAAGGGGGCTACGACTACCACTCGGGCGAGCAGGACCGTCTCCCAGGTTCGATCGAGGCACTGAATCAGCTGACCTCGGCCCTGATCAACGTCCTCCCGCGCATGTCCCACCCGGACGGCGGAACGTACTGGGACCACACTCTCGTCGTCTACGGGAGCGAGTTCTCGCGCACCGCGCGCGGCGACCGCTTCAACTCCGCGCGAGGCTCGGACCACACGGGGGACAACTCCACGCGGTGGATGTCCATGCCGTTCTTCGGTGGCCCCGTGCCCGGCGGCCGCGTCGTGGGAGCCACGACAGAGCGCAACGAGCTGCGCGCGCAAGGCACCGTGTATTCGTACCGCAGCATGCTCAACACCCTCTTGGACGGACTCGAGTGCGACCCGTCCGTGTTCTTCCCGGCCGACGAGGTCGTCCCGGGGCTCTTCGGATGAGGCACGGAACCATGCAGAAGCCACGTCTCGCCGCCGTCGTGCTCTTGGTGGCGCCCGTCCTCGGTTGCCAGGGAGGCGGTTTCCAACACGCCGATCCGGGCGAGGCTCCGCCCGGTCTCGAGTGGGGTCCGGACAGCGGCGCACCGTTCTTCGGACCCACGCGCACCGTCACCCCCTACACCGGCAGCGAAGCCGCGGTGCTGGAGGCCCAACGAGAGCTCCCCACGGGCAGCGAGCTGCAGGCGGAGGTCATCATCCGCAGCTGCGGTCCGATCAACGGCGTGTGCCACAACGAGAAGGAGTACCCGGACCTCCACACGCCCGCGAACTTCGCGGCCACCATCGGCGCGCCCTGCAACGTCCAGTCGGGGACGCCCGAGGGCGTGTTCGATCGCTGCGAGCGCACGGGCGACAGGTTCACCTTCGACGACGACCGCGAGGTGGAGATCGGCTGGGTGGAATACGTCCCGCCCCCGAGCGACGGAACGTCGGAGGTGGGCCCCGACATGCCTGGTCTGCACCTGCACTTCGCGGACCCCGTCGCCACCTCGTACGAGGGGCGCTACACGTCGGGACGCTTCGTACGGACGTTCGTGCGAGCCGGCAACACGGTGGAAGACCTCACGTACTTCCGCTACGAGCAGCGCTACCACGTCTTCGAAGACGGACACCACGTGGTCGCCGAGGTGCCCGAGTACCTGGCCAACGCGGTGCAGAGCTTCATGACCTCGGGCATCGAGCAGGGGGACCTGAACCGCAATGGAACCTATGGCGCGCGACCGAACGTCATGGGCGAACGGCGTGGGCCAGTGTCGATGCTGACCGCCGGAGACCCAGAGACCAGCTACCTCATCGGGCGTCTGCGAGGGCACATGGAGGGTGAGGCCGTGCCCGGATCACGCATGCCGCTCGCCAACGAGCCGTTCTCCGTGCCGGAGATGCTCGCGCTCTTCTGCTTCGTCGAGGGGCTCGACCCGGCGGTGCGCACCATCAACCTGTTCGACCCAATCGACTACAACGGCTGTTCCTACGCCCAGAACCCCGCCTTGTTGGATGGGCTCGCGGTCGAAGGGTCGGGCACGGGGTTCGCCACGCGTATCCGCCCGCTGATCGAGGCCAACTGCGCGGGATGCCACGACGACGTCGACCCGGAGGAGGATCTCACGCTCATGGGCAGTGGGCTGTACGAACGTTTGATGATGCCGAGCGCTCAGGACCCAATGGGCCGGCCGCTGATCGATCCGGGCAACCTCGCCAACAGCTACCTCTGGCTGAAGCTCATCGGCGACCCGACCATCGAGGGCTTCCGCATGCCCGTCAACCCGATCTCCGGTGGCGGAGCGCTCGACATGGACAAGCTGGACGACATCCGCATGTGGATCGAGAACGGCGCGCCCAACGACTGAGCGCGACGCGGGGGCGGTGCCTTGCTCGACGCGTGACGCACGAAAAAGCGACACCCCCGCAGAGCGGGGGTGCCGGTCGGAGAGCTCGTAAGCCGAGTTCTGTTCCCACGTCCGTCGCCGGCGCGTGGGTGGTGGTCATTCATCTAGGGCGTACGTCACCGCACGCCTCGAGCGACACTACCCGGAAGCATCAGGCGGGCAGCCCTCGAACGCTTCCCTATTTGGTCTTGCTCCGAATGGGGTTTACCTAGCGACCGACGTTACCGCCGGCCCGGTGCGCTCTTACCGCACCCTTTCACCCTTACCCCGAGGCCCGACCCCTCCGTGGAGGCGCCGCGCGTCGTGGCGGTCTTCTCTCTGTGGCACTGTCCTCGGGGTCGCCCCCACCAGGCGTTACCTGGCATTCTGCCCTGCGGAGCTCGGACTTTCCTCCCGTGGCGCCCGCATGCAGGACATGCGAACGACACCGACGATCACCCGAGCCGCTCCGACGCAGGGGTCATACGCAAGGCTGCGCCCGCGTGCAAGCGGTACCACGGCGCGCGCGCCGGGCTGGTCCCAGCGGCGCGCGCTGCACGAGCGCGCAGCGCACCCGGAAAAGTGGACCATGGGGACGCGGCAGATAGTCTCCGCCCATGCGTCTGCTCCGCTCTCTGTCGCTCTTGCTGCTGCTCGCAAGCCCCGCTGGGGCGACCGTCGGATGCGGTGACGCCGACGCGCGGGAAGAGGTCGCGGCACCCACCGCGGGTGCACGAACCGTGACACCGGCCACGCCCGAGCGGGCGGCGACCACCGAGTCCGATCCAACCGAAGCGACCCACAGCGCTCCCGAGCGCGAGCCCGCGAGCAACACCGCGGAGCGCCCCCGCTTCGACCCACCCGTGGCGGGCGAGCGCGTGAGCGTCCCCGCGGGAACGCTGCTGGTGGGCAGCCGGCCGGGTCTCCAGCACCGCAGCCCTCTGCGCGAGGCGGACCTGGTCCCGGTGGAGATCCCGGCGTTCACGATCGACCGCCTGCCCTACCCCAACGACCCCGCTCAGCCCGCGCGGACACAAGTGTCGCGCCCGCAGGCCCAAGCACTCTGCGAAGAGCGTGGGCAGCGCCTGTGCGACGAGCTCGAGTGGGAGCGCGCCTGCAAGGGGGACCGGGCGGACGACTTCGTGACCGGTGCCACGCTTCAGCCGAACACATGCGGTGACGCCTACGTGGGCTGCACGTCCCCCGTGGGGGTCTCGGCCCTTGGCGTGGGCGTCAGCGAGTGGACCGCGACGACGGCCCCGCGGGCACTGCGGGCCGACGCCGCCACGTGGATGGTGAGGGGGGCGTCGAGCGAGGCCGACGACGCACAGCACCGCTGCGGCGCGCGCCACGTGGTCGACCCGAGCGCGCCCAGCCTGCGAATTGGCTTCCGCTGCTGCGGGGGTGAGGCCCCCGACCTGCGCTACCCGAGCCATGACCCCCATGCCCTCCACGAGTTGGTCGAGGCCGACAGCGACACCCTGGCCGGGTACTTGCGTCAGATGCCGGAGGTCGCGCGCTTCGCCGAAGGCTTCGTAGGGACGGGCGCGAGCGCCGCCGGTGAGGTGCTCGAGCGGGGCCACAAGACCGAGGAAGACCTGGCCGGCTGGCGTCCCATCACGGGCCTCCTACGCTGGAGCCCGACGGAGGGCGAGCACGTGTGGGTGTTCTCCGGCGCAGGCGCCGGCGCGTCGCTGATCGTCGTCGCGCACCCCATGCCTGATGGAACGCTGGTGCACGGCGCCAGCTTCGTGTTCGAGGGGGAGACCCCGCCCGTCATCGTGGCCTACAGCCCGGGGACACCGAACGCGCTCAAGTGGAGCACGTGCTGGGACTGCGCCGGCGAGGGCGGCGTCATCATGATGCGCGACGGGCGCGTCACCATCGCCCAGCGCTAGCAGCAACTGTAGTCGAACGCCGCGACCGCTCAGACCGCTTCGCGCCACGCGCGCGAGCGAGCGACGTCCGCGCGGTAGCCGGCCAGCTCGGCCTCCGTCCGCGCCTCGTCCCAGCCGAGGCGAGCGGCCATGTGCGCCGCCACCGCCTCGGCGCAGCCGAGCCCCTGGTCGAGGTCCTTGTAGAACAGCTGCGTGCGCCGGGTGAGCACGTCGCTCAGTGAGTGCGCCAGCTCCTCGTCGATGGCCCAATCCACCTGGGCCAGCAGCTCGTGCCGGCCCGCCACCAGGGGCTGGGCCTGGGCGGCGTCGGCGGCGCAGCGCTTCGCCAGCTCCAGCGCGCGCATGCCGTACGTGTCCGCCAGGAAGCGCGCGGTGTCCGCGCCGAGCGTGCCGCGCGCGGCTTGGACCACCAGCGCGGTCACCTTCGCGTGGTCGTCGTCGGCTGGCCAACCCACGCCGCCGGGCAGCGGGTGCTTGTCGGTCTCGCTCGCGGTGAGCTTGCCCGGCAGCTTGCCCATCAGACGCAGGAGGTCCACGGCGGTATCGACCAGCTCGCCAGCCATCTTGCGGTAGGTGGTGAGCTTGCCGCCGGCGATGGTGATCAGTCCGTCCTGCCCCACGAGGATCTGGTGCTCGCGGCTGACCTTGGACTCGCTGACCTCTCCTCCGCCCTCGGCGTCCCCGTCGCCGTCGGCCGACGGTGGGGCGATCAACGGGCGCAGCCCGGCCCACGTGGCGATGACGTCGTCGCGCTCGATGGTGTGGTCCGGGAAGTACGAGTTGCTGGCCTCGATCAGGTAGTCGACGTCCTCGAGCGTCGCGGCGACCTCGGCTTCGTCACCCTGGTAGTCGGTGTCGGTCGTGCCGACGTACGTGCGGTCGCCCCACGGCAGGGCGAAGAGCACGCGCTCGTCGGTCGGGTGGAAGCACACCACCGCGTGGTGGATGGGCAGCTTGTCGTACTCGACGACGATGTGGACACCCTTGGTCGGTCGCAGCAGGTGCCCCTTGCGGGTGCCGCTCATGGCCATGGTCTTGTCCGTCCAGGGCCCCGTGGCGTTGACCACCACGCTCGCCCGCACCTCCTTGAGCTGCCCTGTGGTCTGGCACTTCACGACGGCGCCCTGAATGCGCCCGTTCTCGTCCTTGAGGAACGACTCGACCCGCGCGTACGTGGCCACCACCGCGCCGTGGGCGACGGCGTCGAGCGCCGTCTCCACCGTGAGCCGGGCGTCGTCCGTGGAGCAGTCGTAGTACAGCGGCGCGCCCTTCAGCCCGTCCTGCTTCACGGCGGGCTCGATCTCGGCGACCTCCTTGGGCTTCAGCTTGCGGTGGATCTTGGGCGAGCGGAACAGGGACAGGCCGTCGTAGAGCCACATGCCCGCGTTGATGACGAAGAGGCTCTGCCGCGCGCCCTTGAACACGGGGAACAGGAAGCCGAGGGGGTTCACCAGGTGTGGCGCCAGATCCATCAGCACGCGCCGCTCGCTGACCGACTCGAACACCAGGCTGAACTCGTAGCTCTCGAGGTAGCGCAGCCCGCCGTGCACCAGCTTGCTGGAGCGTGAGCTCGTGCCGAACGCGAGGTCACGTTGCTCCACGACCGCGACCTTGAGGCCGCGCCGCGCGGCGTCCCGCGCGATGCCTGCCCCGGTGATGCCGCCGCCGATGACGAGCACGTCCATCGGCTCGTCCAGTCGTCCCCACATGTCTTCGCGCTTCGCCATGATGCCAGTGTTCCGTTTCCCGGCGCCCGGGCGCCGCGCGTCGCTCATAGGGCCGCTCGCCGCCCAGCTTCAAGCCGTGTCGTGACTTTGCCGCGCCAAGCGACGGCGCGCCAGACCCACGCGCTCCGCCACGCACGCCACCAGCAGCACGAGTGCGAGCGGGGGGACCCAGTCGCCGAGCCGCACCGAGAGCGTCTCGTGCGCGAGGAGCCGAGCCCGCACCACCGTCGCCTGCGCCTGATGACGCGTCAGGACCACCCGCTCCTCGCCCGTCGCTGCGATGTGGCCGCTGCGGCCGGTGTTCACGACCCGCACCAAGTCGCGGCGGGTCTCGATGGCCCGGAAGCGGGCGACGATGCGGTGCAGCTCGGGCTGCACGGAAGCCCCGAACCACGCGTCGTTGGAGAAGTTGAGCAGCACCCGCGCCCCGGCGAGCGTCGCCTCCCGCGCGCGGCCCGGGCGCACGTCCTCGTGGCAGTTGAGCAGCCCGACGCGCGCCCCGGCGACGTCGACGACGGGCTCTCCTGTGCCCACCTGCTCGCTCCCGCAGGGGAAGCGTGCCTGCAGACCCTCCGACCACGCCCACAACGGGATCCACTCGGCGAACGGAAACAGCTCGCGCTTGTCGACGTGGGCCATGGGTGCACCCGCGCCGTCCACGACCACCAACGAGTTCCAGCGTGTGCAGGGTCCCGTGCCGGTCATCGCGCCCAGCACCCTCGGGGCGCGGCCACGGGCGCCCACCCTGGCCGCCTCCGCTGACTCCCCCGAGCCGAGGCCTCCGATCGCCCGCGTGTCGTCCTGACCACCAGGTCGCACGTCGGACGGGGGGCGCTGCGCGTCGACGCCCTGGCCCCTCCAAGCGGCGAGCCCCGCGAGCGCGCTCGGGTGGCGTTGCTCCAGCGCGTCGCGCGACACGCGCAGCGGATAGGCGGCTTCGGGCCACAGCGTCAGCTCGGCCCCCTGGGCGTCGGCCTCGGCGCTGAGTCGCTCGAGGATCGCGAGACGCGCTGCGGGGGACAGCCCTGCACGCACTTCGGCGACCGTGATGTTTGGCTGCACCAAGCCGACTGGGAGCTGGGGGGCGGTCGAGCGACCTGCGCTCACCGCCGAGAGGCGCAGGTGCCCGAACGTGGCCATCCCGACCACCCACATCGCGGTGAGCGCCCCCAGCCGACGTGAGCGAGACTGCAGCGCCACGAGCCCACAGCAACCCACCATCGCGGTGAGCAGGTCCACCAGGGGCAGCCCGCCGAGCTCGGCGACCTGCGCCCAGCCGAGCCATGGCAGCGTGAAGTGCCCGAGGTGCCACGGGAACAACATGGGCACCACCCCGAAGCTCCCGGCGAGCGCGAGGGGCAGCGTGAGGTGCAGCCGTGAGGAGTGTGGGGTATCGGCCAGGCGCGCGAGGCCCAGGGCGAGGGCCAGGGGCAGCGCCTGCAGCACGACCAGCAGCAGGAACGTGGGCCACGCGAGGGCGGGCCCGAACCCCGCGAAGCGCGCCAGCACGTCCAGCGCGAAGCGCAGCGCCCAGAGGCCGAACCCGATTCCCGCGCAGAGACCCGTCAGGGCGGCGCGCGTGGGGCGTTGCTCGCGAATGAGCGTAAGGAGCAGCGGCGAGAAGAAGAACGCCGGCAACGCGGCGAGCGCGTGCTGCGGCAGCGGGGGACCCGAGAGCGCCAGCATCCCGCCGACCCCGCCCGCGAGGAGCAGCGTACGCGGCAAGGCGCGAGGAGACGTCACGGGCACCCCGCGTGACGGCTCAGAAGACGTAGTCCTTGAGCCGCTCGATGTCCTTGACCGCCTCGAGCTTGGCGAGCCCGGTGGTCTCCACCTGGCGCACGCGCTCGCGCGTCAGGTTCATGATCTCACCGACCTCCTCGAGCGTGATGCCGCCGCGGTCCGCGATGTCCAGCGAGCACGTCTCGGTCATCTCCCACACGTCCACGTCCGGGAAGTTGAGCTTGATGCTGCCACGCACGGGGTGGACGTCGATGTACAGGTGGTACTTGCACGACACGAAGGGGCACGGGCGCTCCATGTCGACGCACTCGGTGCGCGTCTTGGGCCGCCAGTAGTCCTCTTCGGGGTAGAGCATGCGGCCGCGGTTGAGCTCCGCCTTGCTGAGCCGCCGGATGCTGATGGTGCGCGCTCGCGTCCGGTTGCGACGACGCCGACGACCCGGACGGTCGCCGTCCTCACCGTCGATGTCGCCGTCGAGGTCGTCGCCCGCGTCCTCGTCGAGGCCCGTGTCGCCCAGACCTGGCGCCACGGCGCCGCCCACGGCCAGGTGACGCACCGCGCCCGAAAGAGACGGCTTGTCGCCCTCCGCCTCACCCGCGAGGGCCAGGAGGCCCTCCACTTGCTTGAT is drawn from Sandaracinaceae bacterium and contains these coding sequences:
- the lnt gene encoding apolipoprotein N-acyltransferase — translated: MTSPRALPRTLLLAGGVGGMLALSGPPLPQHALAALPAFFFSPLLLTLIREQRPTRAALTGLCAGIGFGLWALRFALDVLARFAGFGPALAWPTFLLLVVLQALPLALALGLARLADTPHSSRLHLTLPLALAGSFGVVPMLFPWHLGHFTLPWLGWAQVAELGGLPLVDLLTAMVGCCGLVALQSRSRRLGALTAMWVVGMATFGHLRLSAVSAGRSTAPQLPVGLVQPNITVAEVRAGLSPAARLAILERLSAEADAQGAELTLWPEAAYPLRVSRDALEQRHPSALAGLAAWRGQGVDAQRPPSDVRPGGQDDTRAIGGLGSGESAEAARVGARGRAPRVLGAMTGTGPCTRWNSLVVVDGAGAPMAHVDKRELFPFAEWIPLWAWSEGLQARFPCGSEQVGTGEPVVDVAGARVGLLNCHEDVRPGRAREATLAGARVLLNFSNDAWFGASVQPELHRIVARFRAIETRRDLVRVVNTGRSGHIAATGEERVVLTRHQAQATVVRARLLAHETLSVRLGDWVPPLALVLLVACVAERVGLARRRLARQSHDTA
- a CDS encoding DNA-binding protein; this encodes MLYPEEDYWRPKTRTECVDMERPCPFVSCKYHLYIDVHPVRGSIKLNFPDVDVWEMTETCSLDIADRGGITLEEVGEIMNLTRERVRQVETTGLAKLEAVKDIERLKDYVF
- a CDS encoding DUF1501 domain-containing protein yields the protein MTRRKPTASQHSLGLSRRGFLKVGAAGLAASSMPHLFIPNRAVAQSGGRGTIKHLLYVRLSGGFRFPTAFNADVSGAYNPFGTASGVPDGVQWGVSSLLQRAGWLDANRTAAGMQAVHQLADRITVMPTVDHEPLAGYADGNHTTGLERYYTGYVNGSAGFFTRINLGLADRYADALAEGRVLLPPFVMGGAAMARGLGEYAPHRPPVLSGGSFDRFAATASGSIPEWGRPMVTATDARMRDRQHLRQRDRVDAYVQSRAATAAYSQIFADPLLATDRASADIVDGVSNTELAMLFGDSSTAREMRLALRLFHFGCPAVYLDQGGYDYHSGEQDRLPGSIEALNQLTSALINVLPRMSHPDGGTYWDHTLVVYGSEFSRTARGDRFNSARGSDHTGDNSTRWMSMPFFGGPVPGGRVVGATTERNELRAQGTVYSYRSMLNTLLDGLECDPSVFFPADEVVPGLFG
- the glpD gene encoding glycerol-3-phosphate dehydrogenase, which produces MAKREDMWGRLDEPMDVLVIGGGITGAGIARDAARRGLKVAVVEQRDLAFGTSSRSSKLVHGGLRYLESYEFSLVFESVSERRVLMDLAPHLVNPLGFLFPVFKGARQSLFVINAGMWLYDGLSLFRSPKIHRKLKPKEVAEIEPAVKQDGLKGAPLYYDCSTDDARLTVETALDAVAHGAVVATYARVESFLKDENGRIQGAVVKCQTTGQLKEVRASVVVNATGPWTDKTMAMSGTRKGHLLRPTKGVHIVVEYDKLPIHHAVVCFHPTDERVLFALPWGDRTYVGTTDTDYQGDEAEVAATLEDVDYLIEASNSYFPDHTIERDDVIATWAGLRPLIAPPSADGDGDAEGGGEVSESKVSREHQILVGQDGLITIAGGKLTTYRKMAGELVDTAVDLLRLMGKLPGKLTASETDKHPLPGGVGWPADDDHAKVTALVVQAARGTLGADTARFLADTYGMRALELAKRCAADAAQAQPLVAGRHELLAQVDWAIDEELAHSLSDVLTRRTQLFYKDLDQGLGCAEAVAAHMAARLGWDEARTEAELAGYRADVARSRAWREAV